In the Purpureocillium takamizusanense chromosome 5, complete sequence genome, one interval contains:
- the nob1 gene encoding 20S-pre-rRNA D-site endonuclease nob1 (BUSCO:EOG092620U5~EggNog:ENOG503NXKN~COG:O), with protein sequence MATPTEAGPAPPQPVPEQQQQKPIHSLVLDTGPLIKNDPPVSTLLARAERLYTLPVILSEIRDAVTLARVETTLLPFLMVRAPRPESVRHIRDFARRTGDLAVLSRPDVDVLALGYELECERNGGDWRLRNTPGQKGLNGRPGDKESRDEQPTTSDAEAAVQDPVEDAAGASQGEEAAPLEQQVEEKLEKLDLNEASVGQEPLVESSDADNVQAPEASGEKQDEVVSAQQDAEEEGSDSDSDGWITPSNVKKHKDHDANAAAHPSGGSSSSSTPLVLQAAVLTSDYAMQNVALRMNLNLVAPSLARITRLKSWVLRCHGCFAVTKDMEKQFCPSCGQPTLMRASCSTDERGNFRVHLKKNFQWNNRGNVYSVPKPVHGSANGRHRDGGGGKNGWGSDLVLAEDQKEYTRAQDEQRRERRLDVMDQDYLPGILTGSRSGGRGGKLRVGAGRNVNSKRKH encoded by the coding sequence aTGGCCACGCCCACCGAGGCtggccccgcgccgcctcagcccgtccctgagcagcagcagcagaagcccATCCACAGCCTGGTCCTCGACACGGGCCCGCTCATCAAGAACGACCCCCCCGTCAGCACCCTCCTCGCCAGGGCCGAGCGGCTGTACACGCTACCGGTGATCCTGAGCGAgatccgcgacgccgtcaccctcgcgcgcgtcgagaCGACGCTCCTGCCGTTCCTCATGGTGCGCGCCCCGCGCCCGGAGAGCGTCCGCCACATCCGCGACTTTGCCCGCCGCACGGGCGACCTGGCGGTGCTGAGCAGGCcggacgtcgacgtcctcgccctcgggtACGAGCTCGAGTGCGAGCGCAACGGCGGGGACTGGCGGCTGAGGAACACGCCCGGGCAAAAGGGCCTGAacgggcggccgggcgacAAGGAGAGCAGGGATGAGCAACCTACGACATCAGATGCGGAGGCTGCGGTCCAAGATCCAGTGGAGGATGCCGCTGGTGCGTCGCAAGGCGAGGAAGCTGCTCCGTTAGAACAGCaggtggaggagaagctcgaaaAATTGGACCTGAACGAGGCCTCCGTTGGCCAGGAACCGCTCGTCGAGTCATCAGACGCCGACAACGTCCAAGCCCCAGAGGCCTCTGGAGAGAAGCAAGACGAGGTCGTGTCCGCACAGCAAGACGCAGAAGAGGAAGgctcggactcggactcggacggcTGGATCACGCCCTCCAACGTCAAGAAGCACAAGGACCACGACGCCAACGCGGCAGCCCACCCCTCgggcggctcctcctcctcctccacgccgcTCGTCCTGCAGGCCGCGGTCCTCACCTCCGACTACGCCATGCAGAACGTGGCGCTGCGCATGAACCTCAACCTcgtggcgccgtcgctggcgcgcATCACGCGGCTCAAGAGCTGGGTCCTGCGGTGCCACGGCTGCTTCGCCGTCACCAAGGACATGGAGAAGCAGTTCTGCCCGTCGTGCGGCCAGCCGACACTCATGCGCGCCAGCTGCTCGaccgacgagcgcggcaaCTTCCGCGTCCACCTCAAGAAGAACTTCCAGTGGAACAACCGCGGCAACGTCTACAGCGTGCCCAAGCCCGTGCACGGCAGCGCCAACGGCCGtcaccgcgacggcggcggtggaaAGAACGGCTGGGGCTCGGACCtggtgctggccgaggaccaGAAGGAGtacacgcgcgcgcaggacgagcagcgcagggagcgccgcctcgacgtcaTGGACCAGGACTACCTGCCGGGGATCTTGACGGGGTCGCGGTccggcggcaggggcggcaAGCTTCGCGTGGGCGCTGGACGTAACGTCAATTCGAAGCGCAAGCATTAA
- the NOP10 gene encoding snoRNP complex protein (COG:A~EggNog:ENOG503P6R9) — MHLMYTLDAQGNRLYTLKKVAHGQVTKSAHPARFSPDDKWSRQRVTLKRRFGLLLTQQPEEKQ, encoded by the exons ATGCATCTCATGTACACGCTCGACGCGCAGGGCAACCGCCTCTACACGCTCAAAAAGGTCGCCCACGGGCAGGTCACCAAGTCGGCGCACCCGGCGCGCTTCTCGCCCGACGACAAGTGGTCCCGGCAGCGGGTGACGCTGAAGCGCCGCTTCGGCCTGCTGTTGACCCAGCAGC CGGAGGAGAAGCAGTAA
- a CDS encoding uncharacterized protein (SECRETED:SignalP(1-23~SECRETED:cutsite=SHA-KG~SECRETED:prob=0.9066)), translated as MKHLGLALPSTLLLLLFSGGSHAKGRHWMSALDGPQDLKTAQVSVQEWNGNITGECSETTQRCEFSNFAVIDPRYNYNNGQPVKFSHIKRGLPCAKDKPVSNGAALEDGQQTPAHYDWK; from the exons ATGaagcacctcggcctcgcacTCCCATCAacgctgctactgctgctcTTCAGTGGCGGGAGCCACGCGAAGGGAAGACACTGGATGAGTGCCCTCGACGGGCCGCAGGACTTGAAGACGGCCCAGGTGTCCGTTCAGGAGTGGAACGGCAACATCACGGGG GAATGCTCAGAAACCACTCAGAGATGCGAATTTTCCAACTTCGCGGTAATTGATCCTCGGTACAACTACAACAATGGCCAGCCCGTGAAGTTCAGCCATATAAAACGTGGCCTGCCTTGCGCCAAGGATAAACCGGTAAGCAATGGCGCGGCCCTTGAAGATGGCCAGCAGACACCAGCCCATTATGATTGGAAATAA